The stretch of DNA CGCAGTTACTGCAAGCCTACCTACAGTATGTGCGAAACCACGCGCTACTGGACCGGCGTTTGACGCCCGATCTCTACACACTCGTGCTTGCCGCAAAACAGATGGCGGGGGATGATTTCGCGGTTCGCCTGCTCGAAACCGCCAAGAGTTACTCCTATCAAGACATTGAGCCCAGCCAGGTTCCTCGTCTCTCGGCCGGGCTCGGGCAATTCGCCCTGCCGGACGAGCAGATTGTGCAGGCAAAAAACCGGCTCCAGGGGACGCCGCTCACCTGGCGTTCGCTCTCGCTCCGGCCACGACCGCCGGGTCGCACGAGCCGACAGTGGTCCTATCTGTGGAATCCACATCGGCAATGTTCCTGGCCGCCGGAAGATTCCAAGATCGAAAGTTTCCACACCCATGTCCGCGAGCAGGCGAAGGCCATCATCGGGGCCGATCTCGCCAAAAGCGAGAAGTTCACCACCTCGATGAAAGATGGGATCGACATCCGGGAAAGCCTGCGCCATTGGCATCAGCGACAGAAGCCGGGTCGTCCGCAACGGATGGAGATTTACGTCAAAGAAATTCCCCCCGCGCGCGGGAACGTGGATACCGTGATTTTTTTGTTCGATACCCCAGGTGATCCGGAGCAGTACAGCTGGCAAGCCACCTGGTATGCCGAACATGCGCAGGAGTCCACCCTCTGTTTCTATGCCACTCCCTTCCTGAACAACATGATCGCGCCGGGCATCGGGCAATCGCGTTACGGTGGCGCCCTGTTTATTTTCCCGCCCCGCCCGATCCCCGATATTTGGACCGACGAGGCACTCGGATTTGCCAAGACGCTCGAAGAGCGTTTGATTGCGGCCGGAGCGGTCCATTCACGTGAAACACACCTGGCCCTGGTGACACCGGTTCCGCCCAAAGCGCGCTGGAGGCAGATTGCCAAACAGTTTGGTCGGCAACTGGTCCCGATTCCGTTGAGCCGGTTTTCAGGCCAGATGATCGACCGTCTGCGGCGGTTCCATGTCTTGAACGGACACGAGATCCGCAGCTTCGCAGCCCAATTTATTCGTGAGTAACCAGCCCATGTCTCATCAACCAGTCGAACAACGGATCGCCGATCTTCGCCGGCACATTCGCCATCACGACCACCTCTACTACACGAAGGACCGGCCGGAGATTTCCGACGCGGAATACGACCGGCTCTTTCGCGAACTGGTCGAACTGGAAACCGCCCATCCCGACCTGGTCACCGGCGACTCGCCGACCCAACGAGTCGGCGCACCCCCGCTGGACGAACTCACCAAAGTGTCACACGAAAAACCGATGCTGAGTCTCGACTCCATCACCGATCAGGATGATGTCCGCGCCTTCGATACGCGGATGAAACGGGAGCTGGAAACCGACCAGATCGTGTACACCGCGGAACCGAAGTTCGACGGCTTGTCGGTGGAACTCGTCTACGACCGGGGCACATTCGTGCGTGGCGCCACCCGCGGAGATGGGATGGTCGGCGAAGATGTGACGATCAATCTGCGAACCATCCGCGCGCTGCCGCTGCAGCTCGATCCTCATCCGACCCTGCCGGCGCACCTGGTCGTGCGCGGCGAGGTGTACATGCGGCTGGATGAATTTCAGGTATTGAATCGCCGCATGACGGAACGGGGTGAGGAAGGATTTGCGAACCCGCGCAATGCCGCCGCAGGCTCGTTGCGGCAGCTGGACAGCCGCATCACCGCGGCGCGCCCGTTGACCCTGACCTGTTACGACATCATGTCGGTATCAGGCACGTTCCCCGCCACGCATTGGGACGAATTGGAGTCCCTCGCAGCCTGGGGCCTCCCCGTGCCGGAACACCGACAACGCTGCCACTCGATCGACGAAGTCCTCTCGTTCCAACAGACCACCGATGCGATGCGGGACTCGCTTCCGTTTGAAATCGACGGCGTCGTCGTCAAACTCGACCGTCGGGCGTGGCAAGATCAGCTTGGCAGCAAATCCCGCAGCCCCCGTTGGGCGATCGCCTATAAATTTGCGCCTCGAAAAGAAATCACGGTCATTCAAGACATTGTCGTTTCGGTCGGTCGCACCGGCACCCTGACACCGTTGGCCTTACTCAAGCCGGTGGAAGTCGGCGGCGTAACGATCAGCCGGGCTACGCTTCACAATGCCGATGAGGTGGCACGCAAAGATGTTCGCGTCGGCGATACGGTGAAAGTCGAGCGAGCCGGCGACGTGATCCCGGCCATCGCCGAGCGTGTCGCGGTCCCCGGAGAAACGAGGCAGGACCCGTTCGTCATGCCAGACCATTGCCCGGTATGCGGATCAGCCGCGGCGCGCGAGGGAGCCTATTTCTACTGCACCGGCCAGACCCTCTGCCTCGCGCAACTGAAGGGCTCCATCGAACACTTCGCCTCCAAGAGCGCGTTGAATATAGACGGGATGGGAAAAAAGACGGTGGCCCAGTTGGTCGACGTAGGACTGGTCCGCGACCTGGCGGACCTCTACAGTCTCACCAAAGAGGCGATCCTCACACTGGAAGGGTTCGCCGATCGGTCGGCGACGTTGTTGCTCGAATCGATCGACCGCAGTAAATCCGTCTCTCTCGACCGGCTGTTGATGGGACTTGGCATCAGACAGGTTGGGCAGCATATCGCGCGCGTGCTGGCAAAACAGTTCGGCACCCTGCCGAAGCTGATGTCGTCGACGCAGGAGGACTTGCTGCAGGTTCGCGAAATCGGCCCGGAGATCTCTGCAAGCCTCGCCTCGTTTTTCACTGAAGAACGGAACCGAGCAGTCATCACGCGCCTGATCGAACGAGGCCTGACGATCGCTCCCCCCTCGGCTGAAAACACAGCCGGCAGCCAGAGCCTCGCGGGCAAGACATTCGTCTTCACCGGCGGCCTGGCCGGGTATAGCCGAGATCAAGCCAAACAGCTGGTGGAGCAATTCGGAGGGCAGGTCTCGTCGAGCGTCAGCAAGAAGACGTCATTTGTGGTGGCGGGAACCGATCCGGGGTCGAAACTGGACCAAGCCCAGACACTAGGAGTACGGATTCTGACAGAAACGGAATTTACCGCTCTAGTGACGCCTGAGTGACCGGCACATGCTCATCGATGATGGGCTCATGCGTGATGGGATGTTTCTCTTCTTTATAGATCTGCACGCTCTTGATCACGCGCGGATCCGCCTCATGAATGACCAGGCGGCAGTTCGCAATATGCACTTCTTCACCGACCTTCGGTATCCTGCCCAACTCGTGCTGCACCAGGCCGCTGATCGTCACGGCATCGTCGCCTAAATCCACCTTGAGGAAATCGTTGACCTTCCTCACCTCGGTGCGCCCATGCACCAGGATCTGGTTCTTGCCGATACGCTTGATCAACTCTTCGGTGATGTCGGTCTCGTCGACGATCTCGCCGACCACTTCCTCCAGCAGATCTTCCAACGTGACCAATCCCATCACGCCGCCGAACTCGTTGACTACAATCGCCATGTGGCGTTTGTCCAACTGAAACTGCTTCATCAGGTCGTCGGCGGATTTCGTATGCGGGATGAACAGCGCAGGCTGCGCAATGTCGCGAAGCTTCATCTCCGTATGACCCTGGGCCAACGCCGTCAAGGCCTTGGTCTTGTAGAGAATCCCGATAATGTTGTCCAACGTCCCTTCGTACAACGGGATCCGGGAATATTTCGACTTGAACAGCAACTCCTTCGCTTCGCGCAGATACTGATTGCAGTCGAGCGAGAACATGTAGATACGCGGCGTCATGCAATCTTCCGCTGTGATGTCCTTCAGCTGGAAGACGTTCTTGATCATCTTCACTTCCTGCGCTTCGATCGCGCCGCTCTTGCTGCTCTGATCCAGCATGATCTTCAGCTCTTCTTCCGTGACAAACGGCACGTTGAGCCCTTTGCCGCCGGTCAACTTATAAATGAGCGGCACCACGAAGAACATGATCGGCGTGAGCACCTGCTGGGCCGCATAGGCCGGATAGGCCATGTTCAGCACCACAGGAACCGAGTATTTGGCAGCCAGGGTCTTGGGTACCAAGTCGGCAAATACCAACAAAACAAACGTGAGAATACCGACCAGAACCGCGAAGGCTTCGCCCAGCACACCTTCCAGCCCCTGTCCTCCGAATCGATTCAAGGCAATAATCGTCGCCAATGAGGCCGTGGCGGTGTCGATCAGTCGATCTCCGACCAGGATGGTCAGCAGGAGGCGTTGCGGATCGGTTCGAAGATGAAGGGCCATTTCGGCCCGCTTGCTGCCCGTATCGGCCAGCGCCCTGAGCTTCGTATCGTTGACGGAGTAGAATCCGACCTCAACGACAGAAACCACCGCCGACAATAGAATGAGGACTATCAGTACGATAATGTCCATATGACCTATCGAGGTTAGAGGTGCAGACTCAAGTTGAAGGTGTGAATGATGGAACCTTGGATCAGTTCGAAGCCTGGGGTTCGAACTGCAAGACTTGCCCTCTGTCGTGAGAAGACAACCAGACCGGGTCCTCTCGGGTCACTTTCATCCATCGCGTATTACAATTAGCACAGGTAGACAGATGCATCAAGCACTACAGCAATTCCACCCCGGCAACAAATAGTCAGCATATCAGTCATTTAGGATATTTGCCATGCTCCCGCCCCTCAAGGATTCCCCGTAGTCCCCCCTACCGCATCGTCGCGCACGATAAATGGGTCGGTCTCCAGGGCCCGTCTCAGATGCGCGGCGGCTTGCTCGGCGGCGGCCTCTGTTCGAAATTGTCCCGCGTAGACTCGATACCGGCGTCCGTCCGGCAAATCAATCCCGACGATCTTGGAACCAGGATAGGCGTCCTTCAGCCGCTCGACCAGCACTTGCGCGTTGGCCGGATCGGCAAAGGAACCGACCTGCACGCGCAACACCCCCATCCCCCCGGCTCGTCCCTCGTAACTAATCACCCGGAGTTCGATCTCATCGGTGCCGCGCCCGACCATCCCGACGGCCTGGGCTCCAGCCAGGGACAGGTCCAAAATTCTCCCGCGCGCAAACGGCCCCCGATCATTGATCCGCACCGTCACCTGGCGGCCGGTGCTCAGTGATCGCACAACCGCCACCGATCCCAGCGGCAAGGTCCGGTGCGCGGCGGTCAACTTGTGCATGTCGTAGACTTCCCCATTTGCCGTGCGGTTACCGTGGAAGCCAGGCCCGTACCAGGACGCGCTACCCCGCTCGACAAACCCCAACGGATAGCCGGGCGGGTACGACGGACGCGCCGGACTCCAGCCGGAACACCCGCTGAGCCATGTGGTGAGGAGAAGAATGAAGAGGGGGAAAAGAAGACGGCGTATGCTTGTCCTCTTCTCCCCCAGCATGAGGCGGACTAAAATTCGTCGAGTGAATGGGTACGCAACACCCCGAGGGCTTTGGTTGTGTTCGACACAGTCAGTACGACAATCGCACGTTTGCCTTCCCGCGACGGGGTACAATAGCCGCACTTCACATTGATGCGCGCCCTGGTGAGCGAATCGGCCACCTGCTTCAAGGCGCCGGGTTTATTCTCCAGACTCAAAATCAGGGCGGTCTCTTCGCGGAACTTGATCTTAGATTTTCTGAGCGCAATACGAGCCGCGTCCACATCTGCCACGATCAACCGCAGCTTCCCGAGTCCGGTGACCTCGGGTGCAGAGAAGGCCTTGATGTTGACTCCCGCAGCCCCCAGCACGGCCGCTACTTCAGCCAGCACCCCGGGCTTACTCTGTCCACTCACCACAAATTGCGTCGTTGTCGGCATGGGCTCCTCTCCCTCTGCTGAGTCAGTTCGTCTCGAATGTTAGCGACTGTATCCATACAGCCACTTCGCGCTGGTGCCGCCGATGTTTCTGACGGTATGGGACATTCCGGCCGGAATGAGGATTTCCTCGCCCGGTTCGGGTCTGAAACACCGGCCCCCGAACTCCAGTTCCAACCGGCCCTCGACCGGCATCACCAGTTCGTCGGTCGTGTGGCGGTAATCCTCCCACACTTGACCGGGCGGATCAACCCAAAGATCACAACTGAAGCCCCTCGCCTGCCATTGCTTGGCGACTGCCTGCTGATCGACCGTGGCCCGATTCCTTTCCTTCGGCAGCGAGTCGAAGCTGTTACACAAGAGCTTTCCAGCCTCTTCGCTGTGCGACGGATGATAAAGCAAATCCTGTGGCGCGGCGAGTCTGCCGCCCGCCAAGATCCCAACAGGAGCGCCATCGTTCGCTTCGTCTTGCTGACAGCAGACCGTTTCCACCGTAGCACTCACTAGAGCGCCCTTCAGCCATAGACTGATCGGTCTGTCCCCTGACACATACGCATCAAGGCGCGGCTGCAATGTGCCCCGTTCATGCTCACATGGAGCCTTTTCGGCAATGGTCTATACTTTGAGGAGCAGGGCAACTCCATGTACAATGCCCGGGCAGGCCGCAATACGGACGCGTACGGCCCCCAGTCGACTCAGGAGGCAGCATGATGAAGGTTAGTCGGTCGCTCGGCCTGGTACTCATTTCCATTCTGATCACTGCCTGTAGCTACTTCCAGAACCGCGAAGCGGCGTATCTTGATTCTGCCAAGGGCTGGGCCACTCAGGCCCAGGTACGGGAGAAACTAGGCGCTCCAAAGGCCATTCAACAGGCTGATGGAGGAACGACGGTGTGGGTCTATGAATTGCGGGAGCAACAGTCCGGGAACCGGCTGACCGCTCCGGGAACATGGTGCGAACGATATCTCGTTACCTTCGACGACAAAGCCGTGCTGCAGAAATGGAGGCAGGTGTCCCATTTCCATGGCGGTGAACTGATGCCGCAGGAATGCATGCCGGGAACGGAGCCCTAGAGACCGAGGAAATGCGCAACAAGCAATAAGAAGCCCCGGGGGGCTCCCCGCCAACAGGCTGCGATGATGTCGATGAGCGAAGTACCGTGATGAGACGTAGAAAAGAAGTGGGGCTGGCAGTAGAAGAGGACGGGTGTTGCGTAGAGAAATAGACGAAGCGGCTTACTGCAGAGTTCCAGATGATGGCTCAGAAAATGTCAGGAAACGGCGGCGATCTCGGACAGACCCGGTCAGACGGACACGCGAACGCGCGCGGAACGGTGCCCGTCTATTCCGAAATACACCGGGCAGCGCAGATGGCACATGAGTACCTTCAGGATAATTACGAGAAAGGAGGTGGACGGGTGGACACAGATTCGGCTACCCCAACCTCACTCATCAGGGCCCCACATCCATAGCCACCCCTTGTTCCGCCATGGCCGTCGAAATGTTCGCGCTACCAATCTTCACCTGGGCCTCAGACATACCAAGCGTGATGCCTTCAGGTCTGATCTCGAACCCATCCCAGGGAATACGAGCCACGTGGCCTGTCTGAATCACCACCACATCGGCAAAATTAATCTGCCGGGTGACTAAATCCAGAATCAAGCGCCGAATCAGCCCCCATTCCTCTCCCGCCCGATTGTGGACAATCCAATGATCGCTTCCCATACACGTCCCTCCTTCCGCTTGACCTCGCGATTTACGTATGACCAGATACTTCTCATGGAAACACGGCACACTCGATGTACGAGTGGAGCCTCCTCAGGCACTCCCCTTCAAGCGGCCGCGCGTCGTAGGGACTTGCGGCTGCGCATATTCATAGACGTAGGACGGGAGCGACTGACTCCCGACTGCATTGAGCACCACGTGAAGCGGCTTGCGGCTTCGCAGTGAGCTCACGGCCCGTTTCACCACGTCATGGGGCGTAGAGTTGGCCCGGACCACGAGCAACAAAATATCGGAATGCCCGGCCAGCACATTCATGGTGGCTTGAGGAAGGATAGGCGGGGTGTTCAAAATGATATAGTCGAAGCGGTTCCGCAGCCGATCGAATAGGGCCGCCAGTCGATCCGTCCGCAGCAATTCCGATGAATTGACCACCGGATTTCCCACCGGCATGATCCAACAGGGCACCTCGCCGAAACCAGCTACACATTCATCGATCTCAAGGTCGCCGGCCAGATAGTCGGCCATGCCCCCCTTGGGATGGCCTTCCATAAAGTTGTGAAGTCCAGGGCATTTCAGGTCGCAGTCTACGAGTAGCACCCGTTTCCCCAAATCGCGCGCCAATGTGTATCCGAGATTGATGACCGTTGTTGTCTTTCCCTCACCTTTCACGGCACTGCTGACCGCCACAACCGTCGATTGCTTTTCCGCTCCCAGAAGAAATAATCGTGTAGCGGCCACGCGATACTGCTCCGAGACGATCGCATTGGGCATCCATTTGACGACAAAACTACGATCGAATAAGTGATCGTTCGATCCATTGTTCCCGATCTCCCCGGCCGGTAGCGGCACGAGGCCGGGCGTCGGCTGGATCGATTTGGCCCCGCGTCCGAAGTGATACGTCGGAAAGAAGCGTCTCCAGTTCGAATAGGCATAGTCCAAGGAAAAATCGGGAATGGCGGCCAACAGCTGCGGGCCGAATACCGACTCGACATCCTCCGGCCGTCGGAACTGAGGGTTCAGCTGTTCGAGGAGCACCGCCAGTCCGACTCCCATGGCACAACCCATGAGCAAACCGAGCATCAACACACGTGGCTGATTCGGCCGTTCGGGGACCCGTGGGAACTTCGGTCGTTCCAAGATTTTCAGCTGCGCGCCCTTCTGCCGCTTTTCCAGGTTCTCCGCAACAGACGCATGCAGCCGTTTGTCCAACAGCGATTGATAGCTCCCTTTGAGATTCTCATAATCCCGCATGAGCGTAAGCAGGCCTTGTTCGATCGCTGGGGCGGTCTCGACACGGCTGTCATAGTTCTTCTTCTCAGCCCGAAGCGTCTGCTGCCGCTGTTTGAGCAACCCCAGCTCGCTCCCTAATTCACTTCGTTGTTTCTTCAGGTCCTGATAGTAGGGATCTTTCGTTTGCTCATTCGATCCCGCGGAATCCGGACCATATTGGCGATGCAGCTTCTGCTCAAGCTGGTTGATCTCCTCTTTCGTCAGGGCAACCTCGGGATACCCGTCCCAGAATTCAGATTCCAGCTGCGTCAGTTTATTTTTCAAGTCATTCAGGCG from Nitrospira sp. encodes:
- the ligA gene encoding NAD-dependent DNA ligase LigA codes for the protein MSHQPVEQRIADLRRHIRHHDHLYYTKDRPEISDAEYDRLFRELVELETAHPDLVTGDSPTQRVGAPPLDELTKVSHEKPMLSLDSITDQDDVRAFDTRMKRELETDQIVYTAEPKFDGLSVELVYDRGTFVRGATRGDGMVGEDVTINLRTIRALPLQLDPHPTLPAHLVVRGEVYMRLDEFQVLNRRMTERGEEGFANPRNAAAGSLRQLDSRITAARPLTLTCYDIMSVSGTFPATHWDELESLAAWGLPVPEHRQRCHSIDEVLSFQQTTDAMRDSLPFEIDGVVVKLDRRAWQDQLGSKSRSPRWAIAYKFAPRKEITVIQDIVVSVGRTGTLTPLALLKPVEVGGVTISRATLHNADEVARKDVRVGDTVKVERAGDVIPAIAERVAVPGETRQDPFVMPDHCPVCGSAAAREGAYFYCTGQTLCLAQLKGSIEHFASKSALNIDGMGKKTVAQLVDVGLVRDLADLYSLTKEAILTLEGFADRSATLLLESIDRSKSVSLDRLLMGLGIRQVGQHIARVLAKQFGTLPKLMSSTQEDLLQVREIGPEISASLASFFTEERNRAVITRLIERGLTIAPPSAENTAGSQSLAGKTFVFTGGLAGYSRDQAKQLVEQFGGQVSSSVSKKTSFVVAGTDPGSKLDQAQTLGVRILTETEFTALVTPE
- a CDS encoding hemolysin family protein; translation: MDIIVLIVLILLSAVVSVVEVGFYSVNDTKLRALADTGSKRAEMALHLRTDPQRLLLTILVGDRLIDTATASLATIIALNRFGGQGLEGVLGEAFAVLVGILTFVLLVFADLVPKTLAAKYSVPVVLNMAYPAYAAQQVLTPIMFFVVPLIYKLTGGKGLNVPFVTEEELKIMLDQSSKSGAIEAQEVKMIKNVFQLKDITAEDCMTPRIYMFSLDCNQYLREAKELLFKSKYSRIPLYEGTLDNIIGILYKTKALTALAQGHTEMKLRDIAQPALFIPHTKSADDLMKQFQLDKRHMAIVVNEFGGVMGLVTLEDLLEEVVGEIVDETDITEELIKRIGKNQILVHGRTEVRKVNDFLKVDLGDDAVTISGLVQHELGRIPKVGEEVHIANCRLVIHEADPRVIKSVQIYKEEKHPITHEPIIDEHVPVTQASLER
- a CDS encoding septal ring lytic transglycosylase RlpA family protein translates to MLGEKRTSIRRLLFPLFILLLTTWLSGCSGWSPARPSYPPGYPLGFVERGSASWYGPGFHGNRTANGEVYDMHKLTAAHRTLPLGSVAVVRSLSTGRQVTVRINDRGPFARGRILDLSLAGAQAVGMVGRGTDEIELRVISYEGRAGGMGVLRVQVGSFADPANAQVLVERLKDAYPGSKIVGIDLPDGRRYRVYAGQFRTEAAAEQAAAHLRRALETDPFIVRDDAVGGTTGNP
- a CDS encoding cupin domain-containing protein — encoded protein: MSATVETVCCQQDEANDGAPVGILAGGRLAAPQDLLYHPSHSEEAGKLLCNSFDSLPKERNRATVDQQAVAKQWQARGFSCDLWVDPPGQVWEDYRHTTDELVMPVEGRLELEFGGRCFRPEPGEEILIPAGMSHTVRNIGGTSAKWLYGYSR
- a CDS encoding AAA family ATPase, giving the protein MGQTTSVAQNGNSAANLVHEYWGMVLRRKWILLGAIVLSLGAAFIYSKVATKVYRSDTLILLEDQKVPESYVQSNAEGNSNFDRRIFVIETQVRDRMRLDAIRKELNLYPAQVEEFGPEWAVLQMNAALEVTTVSKGNMPGQNMIGAFTVSFAHEDPATAMNVISKISAMLIDEDLKDRTKAAEGTTEFLDNEVSRTRVQLDRKEEEISQFKSQHVGQLPQQIEANLRALDRLHDDLNLVSESIHRQSDRLVMVENALQKYLEFGVTIPALVNGPVQPNPSFARLNDLKNKLTQLESEFWDGYPEVALTKEEINQLEQKLHRQYGPDSAGSNEQTKDPYYQDLKKQRSELGSELGLLKQRQQTLRAEKKNYDSRVETAPAIEQGLLTLMRDYENLKGSYQSLLDKRLHASVAENLEKRQKGAQLKILERPKFPRVPERPNQPRVLMLGLLMGCAMGVGLAVLLEQLNPQFRRPEDVESVFGPQLLAAIPDFSLDYAYSNWRRFFPTYHFGRGAKSIQPTPGLVPLPAGEIGNNGSNDHLFDRSFVVKWMPNAIVSEQYRVAATRLFLLGAEKQSTVVAVSSAVKGEGKTTTVINLGYTLARDLGKRVLLVDCDLKCPGLHNFMEGHPKGGMADYLAGDLEIDECVAGFGEVPCWIMPVGNPVVNSSELLRTDRLAALFDRLRNRFDYIILNTPPILPQATMNVLAGHSDILLLVVRANSTPHDVVKRAVSSLRSRKPLHVVLNAVGSQSLPSYVYEYAQPQVPTTRGRLKGSA